Part of the Paeniglutamicibacter sulfureus genome, TCGATCACGACATAACCAACGGAGACGGGTCCGGCCAGGGAACCACGGCCGACCTCGTCGGCAGCTCCGATGAACCGGTGGCCGCCCGCGGCGGCCAGTGCCAGTTCATGCTCCAGGGTGGGTGCAGTCGATGTCATTGGTTCGCCGGCACAGGGACGCCGGCGAAGACCTCGTCCTCGCCGGAGATGCCGCCCAGGCGGTCCAGCGGCCAGGAGATGACCGCGGCCCGTCCCTCGACGGCTGAAAGGTCGACGAAGCCGTCCTGCAAATCCTCGTGGAAGCGGGAGTCCGCGGAGGCACCGCGGTGGTCGCCCATGACCCAGATCTTGCCCTCCGGGACGGTCTTGGTGAACTCGGAGTCCGAGGGGTTGTCACCCGGGTAGATGTAAGGCTCGGTGATTTCCACGCCGTTGATGCTCAGTCTGCCGTCGGCGGAGCAACACTCGACGGTGTCTCCGGGCATGCCGACGATCCGCTTGATCAGGTGTTGGCTGGACGGGTCCGGAAGCAGTCCGACGAAGGTGAAGAAATCGCTGACGGCGTTGCTCTCCGGGGAAGGGATCGGGGGCAGCCAGCCCTCTTCGTCGCGGAACACCACAACGTCGCCGCGCGAGAGCTCGAACGGGCCCGGTGCCATGAGGTTGGCGAAGATGCGGTCGTTGACCTGCAGCGTTTGTTCCATGGAGCCGGAGGGGATGTAGAAGGCGCGGAAGAAGAATGTCTTGACGACCAGTGATATCACCAAGGCCACCACGACGATGATCAGGACTTCGCGGATGGCGGCCCACACGGGGTTTCGCTTTTTCCGCGGTCGATCGGGTGTTGCGGCTGCGTCGCTGGCGTGGCTCACGTGGGTGAAGGCCCTTTCAATTTTCTGTCTTCGCTATCAATGCGGGATGCTTCCGATCTGTCTGCCCCGGAATACTGCCGAAGCCCAAATACGGTCCCTCAGGTACAACCCTACGTCGCGTTCCGCATCTTGTTAGTTCGTGGCGCGCCTGCGGCGGGCGAAAGGCGCACCACGAACACTGGGGGCGCGAGTTGTCAGCCGGAGCTGGCGGGGGTTGCCGGTCCGTCGGATTCCACAAACTTCAGCTCGATGTCTCCGGTGACCTTGCCATCTTTGAGCCCCTTCTCGATTCCCGCAAGTTGGGCGGAGTCGACGGCGAGTGTAATGGAGCCGTCGCGTCCGGACGGGAGGTAGCGGTGGATGGCAGTGGCGACGTCCCCGCCCTGTTCGCGCTGCCAGGACATGACCTTGCCGATGGCGGCCTCGAGTTCGGCGGCCGAATGCTTCGCCAGGTGTGCCACCGCACCGGCCTCCGTGACGGTGGCCGCGGAAGCCTGGTCGATGACTGCAACGTGCAGTTTGTTCCCCTCGATCCAACCCTCGGAGTAGTTGTCCCCCAGGGTTTCCTTGAGTGATTCGTTGAGTTGGAGCAAATCCGGATCCTGGCTCTCGTTCGGTGTGGCGCTGAGTGTCGCCGGGGGTGTCGGGCTGGAGGAGGTCGGGCTTCCGGTCTCGCTGCCGCAGGCGGAAAGCAGGAGCACCGCCGCCAGCGCGACTCCGCCCAGTGCGGTTCGTGCCATGGGGTTGTTCAAATGAGTGACCACCTTCTGATGTGGGACGAGTCTAATGGAGGTTCCGGGGCGTTGGCTGGATGAGGCGTGGGAAAAGCAGGGGCCTTCCGCGGAATGACTAGCAATTCCGCGGAAGGCCCCCCTCACTCACGAGTCCCGGCTAGCCGAGGACCACGTGGTTAGGCACTGTGGAGCCCGGAGTTGTTCTTGCGGCGCAAGAGCATGAAGAACCCGCCTGCAACCATCAGTGCACCGCCTGCGGCAATAATTGGCAGGACGGCGTTCGCGCCGGTGTTGGCCAGGCCGCCGTTGCCGCCGTTGCCGCTGTCATTGCCGTTGATCTCGCCCTGCGGAACGACCGGAGCCTTGGAAGGTTCGGAGTCCTGCGTGGGTTCCGGCGAAGCGGTTGGCTCTTCGGTCGGTTCCGGCTTCGGTGCCGCGGCAACGGTGAAGGTGTTCGATATGGCCGCCGAGGCAACCCCGTCAATGACCTGTACAGCCGTGACCTTGTGGTCGCCGGCTTCCAGGTCCTCCGGGACCATGACGGTCCAGGCGCCATTGACCACGACCGCGGCAACCTCGGGTTCGCCGCTTGCCGCGTCAGCGGTTTCTGCGACGTTGCCGTTGGCAGCAACAGCGGAGGACAGTTCGGTGCCGTCAAGGCTCACCTTGATCGTGGCCCCGTTGATGCCGAAACCACTGATGGTCTTCGGGGCCTCGTCGAAGGCGAACTCCTGGCCATCGGTCGGCGAATCGATCGACGGTGCCACCGGTACGACCTTGAAGTCGCTCTTCACCGAAGTAGACGTGGTCTCGCCGACGTTCTGCACAGCGGTGATGCTGTGGGATCCGTAGGACAGGCCTTCTTGAAGCTCGACGCTCCAGGCACCATCCTTGCCCACGACAACTTCGCGCGTGACGGCACCGGTCAACTTGACGGTTGCGCCGGCAACGCCGGTTCCCGAAATCACGGACTGTGCCTCGGTGAAGGTCTTACCGTTTGCCGGGCCGGTGATGGCCGGTGCGGCGAGTTGGACCTTGAAGGAACTGGTGGTGGCCTTCGAGGTTTCGCCGCCCTTGGCCTGGGTGGCCGAAATGGCGTACTCGCCGTAAGACAGCGCGGTGGGAAGCTTGACGCTCCACGTGGCGTCTGCGGCGACTGTTGCGGTGCCCGTGGCATCCCCGGCGAGTGTCACCGTGGCCCCGACAACGCCGGTTCCCGAGATGGTGGACACCGGTGCGTTGAGCGTGGCGTCGTTCTTCGGGGTGGTGATGACCGGTGCACCGATCACGACGTTCACCGATCCTGCAGTGGTGACGGACTTGTTGAATCCGTTGACAGTCTGCAGGGTGAAGTCGTACGTGCCGAAGTCCTCGGGAACCTTGAAGCTGAACTTGCCCGCGGTGACCGTGGCCTTCTTGACCAACTTGCCGCCGGAGACGACCCGGACGTGCGATCCGGAGGGAGCGCCAGCCACGGTGCCGGAGATCGTTGAGCCTGCCGTGACGTCGGCACCGTTGGAGGGCGAGGCCACCGCCGGGGCATTGAGGAACAGTGCAATGGAGTAGCCCTTTGCGTGCTTCAGCCCGTCCTTGATGTCGGTGAAGTACGCACGACCTTCATCGTTCGACGAGACCGCGCTCGTGACGCCTACTGCTGTGCCGCCGGAAATGGCCGATCCGCCGGAGTCGCCCTCGTTGGCTTTCTTCAAGCCCACGTTGGCCATGCCGAAGCCGCGAACACCGCGGACGTCGTCTGCGCCGTTGTATCCGCCGACCAGGAAGATGCCCACCTCGTCCACGGTGCCACAGGTCCAGCCGGTGGTGCGTCCGGACTTGCAGATTCCGGCGCCGATGACGGCACTGGCGACTCCGGTCACCTTGGTGCCGGAGTCGCGCTCGTCGGCACCCTTCCAGTCGGTGACCGTGGATTTGAGAGTTAGGTCCGGGTTGATGTTGTCGATGACGGAGATGTCGGTCCCGACATTGCCCAGGTCCTCGACCTTCGTTGCAGTGTCGATGCCTGTCACCGGCGAATTTCCCGGCCCGCCGAACTGTGAGAATCCGAAGGTTCCCAAGGGCGCGCCGATCCCCGCAAATTTGTTCGGTGCAGTGTGCTCCATGATATTGACTTTGGTGATGTCACCGTCCTGCTCACAGTGCCCTGCCGAAATTGCTGCGTCGCCACCGTCGGCGTTGAAGCCGCTGAAGCCAATTGAGCACAGCGCGATAGCCGTGCCGGTTGTCCGGGCACCGTAGCCCATGCCGCCGAGCACATCGCCGGCTGCCGCAGACTTTGCCGGCCCTTCTGCCTTCTCGATGGTGACCTTGGTGTATTGCTGGGCGAATTCCTCCGGCGTCATCTTCTCGCCGAACCGCAGGGCCGTGGCCTTGGGGGTCTCGGATGCGTTCTTGCCCTCCACGTCGGCGGTTCCGCCGGTACGGATGACAAAGCTGTTTGATCCGGTCTTCATGACCGCTTGAAGCTGGGAAACAGCCTTCGGGTCAACGCTTTGGACGTATGCCTCGAGCAGCGACTCGGCGCTCTTGGGCATCGCCTTGGCCACGACCTCCGGCTTGGCCGTGGCTTCGGTCTTCGGGCTCTCAATAACCGGGAGCTTGGACGGAGCAGCCTTGGGGTCCTTCGTCTTCGGTGCCTTCTTGGTCTCGACCTTTTTAGGCGCGACCGTGGCTTCGGCTTCGGGCGCTGTCACGATGCGCAATTCAACGTCCGTGCCCTTGGTCAGTTCGTCAAGTTTCGTGGTGACGGCCCCAAGAGATGACGCGGCCACGGTGACCTTGATTTTGTTCTCTTCGATGGCAAAGTCGGCGGCAAGTTCCGACTGTCCCAATTCCTCCGAGAGCGACTCGACGACCGAGCTCAGCTCGCCGTTCTTGTAGAACTCATCAATCGTGATGCCGAGGTCGCGTTCGACGGCCGCTTCCAGGCCGCTTGGCAGCGCCGCCTGGCTCTGGTCCTGTGATGATTCAGCGCTCGTGACGGCCGAAGTCTCCGTTGACGCAGGCTCCGGGGCGACTGAAGTCGTGGCGATCGCCGGTACGGTAGCGATGCTGCTCCCTAGCACCAGCGCCGTGGTCGCGGCAGCAATGCTGCCGCGCTTCAATAGCGCACGTGAGGATTCGTGCATATGTGAGGTCTCCCAATTCAAGGTGTGGTACCTCGCTTTTGTGTGCGCCGCGGCTGTCATGGGACATCCGATTGGGCACACCGCGAGCAATGAGTGTTACCAAAATGAAACCCTAACCTCTGTACATATCGCCTAACAAGCAGCGCCTCCCCAAAACTCCAGCGTTTCGAATAATTGATGCGTCAACCACCCAGTTGCACTTCCGCATGATCCCGCGGCAAGGCAGGACGGAGACGGGCGTCACTGGGCGCGACACGCCCGGAACAATATTCGGTCGACTCCCCTCGTAACTTTTGGATATTTCCCAGCATCCATGCATTTTTCTGTGCTGACGGCCGTAAAGCTGGCCGGCTCACATCGACACACGCAATGTGAAAATTGTGGAAACCTTATGGAAATACTTGAAGTTCGACACCGGACACAGGCTGAGGGAATCGAGCGCATGCACGCGGCCAACCTGCTGGACGGCACCGTTCCATGTCCCCGAAATCTCGAAGCATTGACGCCAACCAAGCGACGGGAATCGAAGTTGCCATCCAGCTCGAGGCAGCACCGACTACCGCGCACCAGCCAGACGGTTTGGCCGATCGGCCATGATTATTCCAACGCTCCTTGCCCGAGAATGCGGGTGCCGTGGGCAGGGGAAATATCTAGTGACCCGCAGGCAGTCAAGTAGCCGGCGCTTACCCAACGAAGCATTCATTCGCTTGCCCAGCACGGCCAGGCCTCGCGCGGTGGATGCCTGGCTATTTTCGTAGTCCAATCGGACACGGAGTCGCGAAGTGTTCTTACTCGGCAGGTATGTTTGCCGATATCCGCCTAGCGCATCGATGCGACACCAACGGTCGCTTCCGGGTGTTCCTTGCCTGTGGTTTCGACCGGCACGCAGACTTCCCGTACGTCCCGGATCGCACGGGGAGTCCACCCATTAAGTCGACTGATCGTCTCCGTGATTGGTGCCGCGCATCGAGAAGCCGAGGATTCTGGTCATCCGAGGAGGTGGGGCGGAAGGAGGGTTTGCCAGGATGCCGACGGCCAGTCGACGGCTGCCGGCCGTCACTACGTGTTGCGGGAGTGGTGTTCGGTTATTCGGCGAGGGGTAGTCCACCCAATACGGATGAGCCATCGATGGGTCGCTTATTTTCCAGTGGCCACACCACTTCGGCCACCTTGCCAATGACACGATCCGTGTCAATCATGCCGCCACCTGGCGCGCCCATCAGCGCACGCGAATCCTCGGATACCGAGCGATGGTCGCCCATGACCCATAGACGACCCTCGGGTACGTGCACATCGAATTCCACGTCACTCGGTGTGTCCCCGACATGGACATAGTGCTCGTCCACGGGGACACCGTTGATGCTCAGGCGCCCATCCGGGCCGCAGCAGCTGACGGTGTCGCCCCCGACTCCGATGACGCGCTTTACATAGACCGAATCTCCTCCGGCCAGGCGCAGTGCCCAGGCCAGTGAATCCAGGGCAGTGGGACGCTGGTAGGGCAGGAACGAGCCGCGGCCGTCGAAGATGACCACATCTCCGCGTTGGATCTCGGCGTCCTTGTAGGCAAGCCGGTTCACCAGCAAGCCCTCACCCGGGTTCAACGTGGATTCCATGGAAGTGGATCCAATGTAGAAGAAGTCAACGACGGTGGCGCGAACGCCAAGGGTGATCACCGCCGCCGCAGCAAGCGCGCCTACGGCAAAGCGCCAGCCCCTCGAAGGGGACCGGCGCTTTGTCGAAGCGGAAAAACGTTCCGATTCAGTAGTTTGATCCACGATGGATCCCCATCCTGGCCATCCGAAGGATGGCTTGGATAGAGGTTCTCGCTTTTCTGGCTACTTGGCAGACCGGAAGTCGCGCTTTTCGCGGATCTTCGCAGCCTTGCCGTGGCGATCGCGCATGTAGAACAGCTTCGCGCGGCGAACGTCGCCACGGGTTACCAGTTCGACCTTATCCAGAACCGGGGAGTGTACCGGGAAGGTACGCTCTACGCCGACGCCGAAGGAGACCTTGCGAACGGTGAAGGTTTCGCGAACGCCGTCGCCCTGGCGACCAAGGACGAAGCCCTGGAATACCTGGACACGGGAGTTCTTGCCTTCGATGATGTTGACGTGAACCTTGACGGTGTCACCGGCGCGGAAGTCCGGGACATCGCTGCGCAGCGAGGCTGCGTCGACAGAGTCGAGAATACGCATGAATGCATCTCCTAGGCAGACGCCGCAGGTCATCTACCTTAGACACGGACCGTAATTGTCCCTCATGAAGCGCGAAGGCGTCGAGGGAAAGATGTGGCGGTCCGGAGCTTGGTACCGCGATCCGTTTGCGGATCGGCGGTAGGTCGGACTGTTGATTCGTTCCCCCTGCGGCAGGAGCAGAACCCAGTAGACCCAAGAATCCATTTTGCCACACTCCGGGGCAAGCTGCGATGTTCCTTCCTTACAGCCAGGTCCGTCAAAGCTCGATTGGCCTCGGGTCTCCGCCTTGAACGCCGGCACCATGGCCGAATCGTGCCCATCAAATCGGTGCCGCTCATTTAGATTCCACTGGAAATATTGCCGCTGACCGCGCAGAAGGCCGGATAATCCACCTGGGTTGGCCCCGAAGGGGTAATCGCCGGCACTTCGGACCCAGAAGCGCGGAGGCCCGGTAAAGGACCAGGGCCCACCGCGCCGGTGCGCAAGGTCACACTCGATGCCGGATTGAATGTTGTGATAGTTTCACTTACGACCACACGGGTGCCCTTGCAGGGGCTGAGATCGAGCTGAAGCAGCAAGAGACCGTTGAACCTGTCCGGGTAATGCCGGCGAAGGAAGTGAGTACTCCTTGAGCAACACCATTTCAATGCACAGCCCTGTCCAAAACGCCTCGGAAGCAGCCGAAATCCAGTCCCTGAAGTCCCATTCCCTGGCTTATCTCGAGGACGCAGAATCGGGGATCCGGGTCCCGGTCACCGAAATCGCCTTGGAGCCGTCCCCCGGAGGCACGGCCAACGCCCCGCTGCGGGTGTATCGCACCGCCGGTCCCGGCAGTGACCCGGTCGTGGGCTTGCCGCCCTTCCGCGGCGAGTGGATCGCGGATCGTTCGGACACCGAGGCCTATGGCGGTCGGGAGCGGAACCTGCTCGATGACGGCAAGTCTGCATTGCGCCGCGGAGCGGCATCGGCCGAATGGAAGGGAGCACGGCACCAGCCGCGGCGCGCGGAACCCGGAAAACGCGTGACCCAAATGCACTACGCCCGCCGGGGAATCATCACCCCCGAAATGCGCTTTGTGGCGTTGCGCGAGAACTGCGACGTGGAACTGGTGCGCAGCGAGGTCGCTGCGGGCAGGGCCATCATCCCGTCAAACATCAACCACCCCGAGTCCGAGCCAATGATCATCGGCAAGGCGTTCCTGGTGAAGATCAATGCCAATATCGGCAACTCGGCGGTCACCAGCTCCATCGCCGAGGAGGTGGACAAGCTCCAGTGGGCCACCCAGTGGGGTGCCGACACCGTGATGGACCTGTCCACCGGCGATGACATCCACACCACCCGCGAATGGCTGATCCGCAACGCCCCGGTGCCCATCGGCACCGTCCCGATCTACCAGGCACTGGAAAAGGTCAACGGCGAGGCCAACGCACTGACCTGGGAAATCTACCGCGACACCGTGATCGAGCAGTGCGAACAGGGCGTCGACTACATGACCGTCCACGCCGGCGTGCTGTTGCGCTATGTGCCGCTGTCGGCCAACCGCGTGACCGGCATCGTCTCGCGCGGCGGGGCCATCATGGCCGGCTGGTGCCTGGCGCACCACCAGGAGAATTTCCTCTACACCCACTTCGACGAGCTGTGCGAGATCTTCGCGAAGTACGACGTGGCGTTTTCCCTGGGTGACGGTCTGCGCCCGGGGTCCATCGCCGACGCCAACGACGCAGCGCAGTTCGCCGAGCTGGACACCCTGGCCGAACTGACCAAGCGCGCCTGGAAGTACGACGTGCAGGTCATGGTCGAGGGCCCCGGGCACATCCCCTTCCACCTGGTGCGGGAGAACGTGGAGCGCCAGCAGGAGCTGTGCGAGGGCGCTCCGTTCTACACGCTTGGTCCGTTGGTCACCGACATTGCGCCCGGTTATGACCACATCACCAGCGCCATCGGCGCCACGGAGATAGCCCGCTACGGCACCGCGATGCTCTGCTATGTCACGCCCAAGGAACACTTGGGGCTGCCCAACAAGGACGACGTGAAGACCGGCGTGATCACCT contains:
- the lepB gene encoding signal peptidase I, producing the protein MSHASDAAATPDRPRKKRNPVWAAIREVLIIVVVALVISLVVKTFFFRAFYIPSGSMEQTLQVNDRIFANLMAPGPFELSRGDVVVFRDEEGWLPPIPSPESNAVSDFFTFVGLLPDPSSQHLIKRIVGMPGDTVECCSADGRLSINGVEITEPYIYPGDNPSDSEFTKTVPEGKIWVMGDHRGASADSRFHEDLQDGFVDLSAVEGRAAVISWPLDRLGGISGEDEVFAGVPVPANQ
- the thiC gene encoding phosphomethylpyrimidine synthase ThiC, giving the protein MHSPVQNASEAAEIQSLKSHSLAYLEDAESGIRVPVTEIALEPSPGGTANAPLRVYRTAGPGSDPVVGLPPFRGEWIADRSDTEAYGGRERNLLDDGKSALRRGAASAEWKGARHQPRRAEPGKRVTQMHYARRGIITPEMRFVALRENCDVELVRSEVAAGRAIIPSNINHPESEPMIIGKAFLVKINANIGNSAVTSSIAEEVDKLQWATQWGADTVMDLSTGDDIHTTREWLIRNAPVPIGTVPIYQALEKVNGEANALTWEIYRDTVIEQCEQGVDYMTVHAGVLLRYVPLSANRVTGIVSRGGAIMAGWCLAHHQENFLYTHFDELCEIFAKYDVAFSLGDGLRPGSIADANDAAQFAELDTLAELTKRAWKYDVQVMVEGPGHIPFHLVRENVERQQELCEGAPFYTLGPLVTDIAPGYDHITSAIGATEIARYGTAMLCYVTPKEHLGLPNKDDVKTGVITYKIAAHAADLAKGHPGASVRDDALSKARFEFRWRDQFALSLDPVTAESFHDETLPAEPAKTAHFCSMCGPKFCSMRISQDIRDEYGSADSQAAIAEMVSGMREKSQEFLAAGGKVYLPELEVPSKA
- a CDS encoding LPXTG cell wall anchor domain-containing protein; translated protein: MHESSRALLKRGSIAAATTALVLGSSIATVPAIATTSVAPEPASTETSAVTSAESSQDQSQAALPSGLEAAVERDLGITIDEFYKNGELSSVVESLSEELGQSELAADFAIEENKIKVTVAASSLGAVTTKLDELTKGTDVELRIVTAPEAEATVAPKKVETKKAPKTKDPKAAPSKLPVIESPKTEATAKPEVVAKAMPKSAESLLEAYVQSVDPKAVSQLQAVMKTGSNSFVIRTGGTADVEGKNASETPKATALRFGEKMTPEEFAQQYTKVTIEKAEGPAKSAAAGDVLGGMGYGARTTGTAIALCSIGFSGFNADGGDAAISAGHCEQDGDITKVNIMEHTAPNKFAGIGAPLGTFGFSQFGGPGNSPVTGIDTATKVEDLGNVGTDISVIDNINPDLTLKSTVTDWKGADERDSGTKVTGVASAVIGAGICKSGRTTGWTCGTVDEVGIFLVGGYNGADDVRGVRGFGMANVGLKKANEGDSGGSAISGGTAVGVTSAVSSNDEGRAYFTDIKDGLKHAKGYSIALFLNAPAVASPSNGADVTAGSTISGTVAGAPSGSHVRVVSGGKLVKKATVTAGKFSFKVPEDFGTYDFTLQTVNGFNKSVTTAGSVNVVIGAPVITTPKNDATLNAPVSTISGTGVVGATVTLAGDATGTATVAADATWSVKLPTALSYGEYAISATQAKGGETSKATTSSFKVQLAAPAITGPANGKTFTEAQSVISGTGVAGATVKLTGAVTREVVVGKDGAWSVELQEGLSYGSHSITAVQNVGETTSTSVKSDFKVVPVAPSIDSPTDGQEFAFDEAPKTISGFGINGATIKVSLDGTELSSAVAANGNVAETADAASGEPEVAAVVVNGAWTVMVPEDLEAGDHKVTAVQVIDGVASAAISNTFTVAAAPKPEPTEEPTASPEPTQDSEPSKAPVVPQGEINGNDSGNGGNGGLANTGANAVLPIIAAGGALMVAGGFFMLLRRKNNSGLHSA
- the rplS gene encoding 50S ribosomal protein L19 yields the protein MRILDSVDAASLRSDVPDFRAGDTVKVHVNIIEGKNSRVQVFQGFVLGRQGDGVRETFTVRKVSFGVGVERTFPVHSPVLDKVELVTRGDVRRAKLFYMRDRHGKAAKIREKRDFRSAK
- the lepB gene encoding signal peptidase I, whose translation is MDQTTESERFSASTKRRSPSRGWRFAVGALAAAAVITLGVRATVVDFFYIGSTSMESTLNPGEGLLVNRLAYKDAEIQRGDVVIFDGRGSFLPYQRPTALDSLAWALRLAGGDSVYVKRVIGVGGDTVSCCGPDGRLSINGVPVDEHYVHVGDTPSDVEFDVHVPEGRLWVMGDHRSVSEDSRALMGAPGGGMIDTDRVIGKVAEVVWPLENKRPIDGSSVLGGLPLAE